Genomic segment of Streptomyces sp. NBC_01210:
AGCAGCTCCATCACCCGCTCGCCGTTGAGTGAGTCGAGGGCGCCGGTCGGCTCGTCGGCGAAGAGCACCCGCGGCGAGGTGACCAGCGCGCGGGCGACCGCGACCCGCTGGCCCTGGCCGCCGGAGACCTCGCCGGGCCGCTTGTTGCCGATCTCGGCGACTTCGAGGCGCTCCATCCACTCCAGTGCGGTGCGCTCGGCCTCCTTGCGCCGGGTGCCGTTCAGCCGAAGTGGCAGCGCGACGTTCTCGGTGCAGGTCAGCTCGGGAACGAGCTGGCCGAACTGGAAGACGAAGCCGTAGTCGCTGCGGCGCAGTGCGCTCCGTGCGGCGTCCGACATCGCGGAGAGGTCGCGCCCGCTGTAGCTGATCGACCCGGAGTCGGGCCGGACTATCCCGGCGAGGCAGTGGAGCAGGGTCGATTTGCCGGAGCCGGAGGGCCCCATGACGGCGACGACCTCGCCGGCGTGGATGGAGAAGGACGCGCCGTCGAGGGCGGGGGTGGGGCCGTACGCCTTGTGCAGGTCGGCGGCGACGAGGAGGGAGCCTGCGGGGATCATCCGCGCACCTCCTTGGCGAGCTGGTCGAGCCGGGCACCGGTCAGTTCCAGCCAGCGCAGATCGGCTTCGAGGTGGAAGAGGGCGTGGTCGCAGATGAGCTGGTCGGCGAGGTCACCGCGGCGCTTGCGGTCGGTAAGGATACGCATCAGCCGCAGATGCTCGGCTCGCTGCCCATCAAGGAGATCGGCGGCGCTGCGGCCGGTGAGCAGCGCGAGGACGACCTTGGTGTAGAGGGTCGACTGGAGGTACGGCTCGGGCTTCTCGGGCTGCGCGAGCCACTGGGTGACATCGGTGATCCCGGCGTCGGTGATGGCGTAGCGCTTGCGTTCGGGGCCGCCGCCGGCCTCGATGCCGTCGACCTCGACGAGGCCGTTCTTGAGGAGGCGGGACATGGTCGAGTAGACCTGCCCGTAGTGGAGGGGCCGGTCGTGGCCGAACTTCTCGTCGAAGGCGCGCTTGAGGTCGTAGCCGTGGCGCGGGCCGGACTCGAGGAGCCCGAGGAGTGTGTGACCGATGGACATGCGCGGCACTCTACACGGTGTGTATACCTGCTGTGTATACCTGATGCGGGGATCTGCGGGCTCCGCCCCGGACCTCGCGCCTCAATCGCCGGCTGGGCTGAATTTCAGCCCGTCCGGCGATTGAGGACCCGAGCGAAGGTCGTACGGGGGCTGGGGGCTTGCCCCAGGGCTATTCCCCCTCGTCCCCCGGCGCAGCCCTCGGCGGGCGCCCCCGCCGGGGGATCGGGCCGGCGCTGCCCGGCAAGCGGCCCGCGTCCGACAAGGCGCGACGGAGGATGAACTCGATCTGCGCGTTCGCGCTGCGCAGCTCGTCCGACGCCCACCGCGCCACCGCCTCGTACACGGCAGGATCCAGCCGCAGCAGCACCTGCTTCCGCTCGGGCGGCGTCACTGGTAGAGCGACCCTGTGTTGAGGACAGGTTGCGGCGCGCGGTCGCCGCACAGCACCACCATCAGGTTCGACACCATGGCTGCCTTGCGCTCCGTGTCGAGCTCGACGATGTCCTGTTCCGTGATCCTGGCCAGCGCCGCCTCGACCATGCCGACCGCGCCGTCCACGATCTGCCGCCGCGCCGCCACCACCGCGCCCGCCTGCTGGCGCTGCAGCATCGCGGACGCGATCTCCGGGGCGTACGCGAGATGCGTGAAGCGGGACTCGATGATGTGTACGCCGGCCGCTTCCACGCGCGCGTGCAGCTCGACCGCCAGCTTCTCGGTGATCTCCTCCGCGTTGCCGCGCAGCGACAGGCCGTCCTCGTCGTGCGCGTCGTAGGGGTACTCGATCGCGATGTGCCGCACCGCCGCCTCCGTCTGGGTGGAGACGAACTCCAGGAAGTCGTCCACCTCGAACATCGCCTGCGCCGTATCCTCGACCTTCCACACGACCACCGCGGCGAGCTCGATCGGGTTGCCGTAGGCGTCGTTCACCTTCAGAACCGCGGTCTCGTGGTTCCGTACCCGCGTCGAGATCTTGACCCGCGAGGTGAACGGGTTGACCCAGCGCAGGCCGTCCGTACGGATCGTGCCCCGGTAGCGCCCGAAGAGCTGGACCACCCGCGCCTCGCCCGGTGCGACCGTGTTCAGCCCGCACATCGCGACGAACGCGGCGATCCCGACCACGACGCCGAGCAGGATCAGCGCCACCTTCGCGCCGGTCGCGCCGATCGCCGCCCCCGCGACGACGAGCACGACCCCGGCGGCTATTCCGAGCAGCCCCAGCAGTAGAGCGGCGCCCCCGCCGATGCTGTGCGCCGGAAATTCACGAACCTGTGGCGTCGGCATCTCCGGCAGGTCTTCCACGGTTGGTGTGCTGGTGGCAGGCATGATGGCTCCCCGTTTCCGGGGTCGGCGACAGCCGCCGACCCTCTAGCAAAGTGATATCACTTTAACGCGCATCGCAACCCTGTGCACCTCTCATGAGTCGGTTCCATGAGACGGGGTGCTGATTCTCACGTCCGGAAAAGACCGGATCGATGGCTCTTTGTCTGTGTGAGCGGTGTTAGCTTTCTGAGCTGATTCCGGCCCGATGCCGGGCCGATAGCGCAAGCACGACCAGCGAAAACAGTGACTACGAGCGGAGCAGCGAAGCGATGGGCCGAGCGGAAGCGCGACAAGCCCGGCAGCGCGGGGCGCGCCGGGCGAAGAAAGCAAAGCCCACTGGCATACGGCGCTTCTTCACCTGGAGGAAGCTGCTCGGCACCTTCTTCGGCCTCTGCCTGCTGGCGATGGGCGCCTTCTTCGTGATCTATCTGCTCGTGCCCGTGCCCGAGGCCAACGCCCAGGCCGAGATGCAGAGCAACGTCTACAAGTACAGCGACGGCAAGATCCTCGCCCGCACCGGCAAGATCAACCGTGAGATCGTCGGGCTCGAGAAGATCCCCAAGGAAGTCCAGGACACCTTCGTCGCCGCGGAGAACAAGACCTTCTACAAGGACTCCGGAGTCGACTTCAAGGGCACCGCCCGCGGCGTGATGAACACCCTCACGGGCAAGGGCAAGCAGGGTGGCTCGACCATCACCCAGCAGTACGTCAAGAACTACTACCTGAACCAGGACCAGACGGTCACCCGCAAGCTCAAAGAGCTCGTGATCTCGCTCAAGGTGGACCAGAAGAAGGAAAAGTCCGAGATCCTCGCCGGGTACATCAACACCAGCTACTACGGCCGCAACGCGTACGGAATCCAGGCCGCGGCCCAGGCGTACTACGGCGTCGACGCGTCCAAGCTGAACGTCGCCCAGGGCGCGTATCTCGCCGCTCTGCTCCAGGCCCCGAGCCAGTACGACTGGGCGGTCGCCACGGACACCGGCAAGAAGCTGGTCCGCGCGCGGTGGAACTACGTACTCAACAACATGGTCGAGGAGGAGTGGCTGGACTCCGGCGAGCGCACCGGCCTGAAGTTCCCCGTGCCCAAGGCACCGAAGGCCGCCCCCGGCATGGAGGGCCAGACCGGCTACCTCGTCGACGCGGCCAACGCCGAGCTGGAGCGCAGCCAGGGCATCAGCGAGGAGGAGATCAAGGCCGGCGGCTGGACGATCACCCTCAACATCGACGAGAAGCACCAGAAGGCACTGGTCAAGGCGGTCGACAAGCAGCTCGAGGAGAAGCTCGAGCGCAAGAAGGACAAGGCCGACGCGACCGTCCAGGCGGGTGCGACCTCCGTCGACCCGAAGACCGGCCATATCGTCGCCCTCTACGGCGGCATCGGCGCCACCGAGCACTGGCTGTCCAACGCCACCCGCCGCGACTACCAGCCCGCCTCGACTTTCAAGCCCGTCGTCCTCGCCTCGGCCATCGAGAACGGGGCCGAGACCCAGGACGGCGCGAAGATCGGCCTGAACACCAAGTACGACGGCACCAGCAAGCGGCCGGTGAAGGGCAGCGACACCCCCTTCGCGCCGGAGAACGAGGACGACAAGGACTACGGCCCGGTCAGCGTCCAGCGGGCGACGAACAGCTCGATCAACTCCGTCTTCGCGCAGATGATCGTGGATGTCAGCCCGGGGAAGGTGAAGAAGACCGCGATTGCCATGGGCATGAAGGACGGCAAGGACTTCCCGGAGCGGCCCGCGATGTCGCTCGGCACGATGGGCGCCTCCACCTGGGACATGGCCGGGGTGTACGCGACCCTCGACAACCACGGCAAGAAGGTCACGCCGACGATCGTGAAGTCCGCCGAGCGCCAGTCCCGCAAGGCTGAGCCGAAGGATTCCTCGATCGGCGACCAGGCGATCAGCCGCGAGGCGGCGGACACCACGACGGCGGCCATGACGGGCGTCGTGAAGTCCGGCTCGGGCACGAACGCGGCCGGCGACTACGAGGCGGCGGGCAAGACCGGTACCTCGGAGAACAACCGCTCGGCCTGGTTCGTGGGTTACACCCCCGAGCTGGTCACCGCTGTCGCCCTGTTCGGCGAGGACCCCAAGGGCGGGCAGGTCACGCTGACCAACACCGTCAACGAGGGCCGCGCCAACG
This window contains:
- a CDS encoding ABC transporter ATP-binding protein, translated to MIPAGSLLVAADLHKAYGPTPALDGASFSIHAGEVVAVMGPSGSGKSTLLHCLAGIVRPDSGSISYSGRDLSAMSDAARSALRRSDYGFVFQFGQLVPELTCTENVALPLRLNGTRRKEAERTALEWMERLEVAEIGNKRPGEVSGGQGQRVAVARALVTSPRVLFADEPTGALDSLNGERVMELLTDAARDTNAAVVLVTHEARVAAYSDREVIVRDGKVRDMAGVA
- a CDS encoding PadR family transcriptional regulator, with amino-acid sequence MSIGHTLLGLLESGPRHGYDLKRAFDEKFGHDRPLHYGQVYSTMSRLLKNGLVEVDGIEAGGGPERKRYAITDAGITDVTQWLAQPEKPEPYLQSTLYTKVVLALLTGRSAADLLDGQRAEHLRLMRILTDRKRRGDLADQLICDHALFHLEADLRWLELTGARLDQLAKEVRG
- a CDS encoding SPFH domain-containing protein, which codes for MPATSTPTVEDLPEMPTPQVREFPAHSIGGGAALLLGLLGIAAGVVLVVAGAAIGATGAKVALILLGVVVGIAAFVAMCGLNTVAPGEARVVQLFGRYRGTIRTDGLRWVNPFTSRVKISTRVRNHETAVLKVNDAYGNPIELAAVVVWKVEDTAQAMFEVDDFLEFVSTQTEAAVRHIAIEYPYDAHDEDGLSLRGNAEEITEKLAVELHARVEAAGVHIIESRFTHLAYAPEIASAMLQRQQAGAVVAARRQIVDGAVGMVEAALARITEQDIVELDTERKAAMVSNLMVVLCGDRAPQPVLNTGSLYQ
- a CDS encoding transglycosylase domain-containing protein — protein: MGRAEARQARQRGARRAKKAKPTGIRRFFTWRKLLGTFFGLCLLAMGAFFVIYLLVPVPEANAQAEMQSNVYKYSDGKILARTGKINREIVGLEKIPKEVQDTFVAAENKTFYKDSGVDFKGTARGVMNTLTGKGKQGGSTITQQYVKNYYLNQDQTVTRKLKELVISLKVDQKKEKSEILAGYINTSYYGRNAYGIQAAAQAYYGVDASKLNVAQGAYLAALLQAPSQYDWAVATDTGKKLVRARWNYVLNNMVEEEWLDSGERTGLKFPVPKAPKAAPGMEGQTGYLVDAANAELERSQGISEEEIKAGGWTITLNIDEKHQKALVKAVDKQLEEKLERKKDKADATVQAGATSVDPKTGHIVALYGGIGATEHWLSNATRRDYQPASTFKPVVLASAIENGAETQDGAKIGLNTKYDGTSKRPVKGSDTPFAPENEDDKDYGPVSVQRATNSSINSVFAQMIVDVSPGKVKKTAIAMGMKDGKDFPERPAMSLGTMGASTWDMAGVYATLDNHGKKVTPTIVKSAERQSRKAEPKDSSIGDQAISREAADTTTAAMTGVVKSGSGTNAAGDYEAAGKTGTSENNRSAWFVGYTPELVTAVALFGEDPKGGQVTLTNTVNEGRANGGGVPAKIWQQYTTGALDDEAAAAEFDLDIEEGATADPDPTPTEAPSETPSQTPSKTPTDEPTSTPTRTPTKTPTEDPTQTPSITPSGPPSFTPPTDPGGDPGGTDGTGGRVKP